The genomic region GCAATCGTTGTCCCCGGCTCATAGTAATCCAGCAACGCATCGTACGGAGAGCCCGCATAGCCCAAGTATTGAGCCTCTTCACGCTTCAGGTTCAGGACCGTTTCAAGGTTGGGGAGGAAATCGACGAAGGCATTTCCTTCCCGTGCTTCCGCCCAAACTTGTTGAGCGAGAGAACATTCTCTACTGAGCTTGACGACGAAATCCGAAGGGAGTTTTCGGGCCCGGTTGAAGTCTCTCCACACCTCACGGAGAAGAGATTGCGCGGACTCGTCCCATAGTTCGCCGTCTTGATCAAGAGGGTAGCCCGTTGTGAGGTCGACGGCGGCGCCCAGGAGTTTCTCGGTCTCATCCTCGACGAACTCCTTGTGAGCGATCCCCTGGAGCGTCGCGATCTGTTCGGCACGGGCGGTGCCCCCGCCTGCGGGCATGTTGGTTTCCTGATCCCAGGACAGCACGGACGCGGCGCTGTTGATGCGCTGAATCTCTCGCAATCGATCGATGAGGTTCTCCAGGGTTGCCAGTGTCTTCACGTCATGTATCTCCCTCGTGATGCAGCATGATAAGATCCTCCCTGCGAGGCCGCGTATAGTGTACGCTCGATCGTACTATTTTAAAACCGCCAAGGGTTGTCGTCATGAACCAACTTGTTGCCGCTGAGATCGAAACATATTCCGAAGCCCATTCCATCCCCGAGTCGGCGGTCTGCCGGGCCCTCAGAGAAGAGACGCAGCGCACGATGGAGCATCCACAGATGCTGGTGGGGCCCCTTGAAGGTGCATTTCTGAAGATGATGATTCGTCTCGTCGGAGCAACGCGCGTACTGGAAATTGGCATGTTCACCGGCTATAGCGCCCTCTGTCTTGCCGAGGCGCTTCCACCGGATGGCACCGTGCTGACATGCGAAATTGATGAAGGGCCGGCCAAACTCGCGCGCCGGTATTTTTCGAGGTCGCCGGACGGAGGAAAGATCTCCGTGCGGATGGGGCCGGCGATCGACACGATGCGTGATCTTACCGGACCATTCGACCTGATTTTTATCGACGCGGACAAGACAAACTACGTCCGGTACTACCAGCGTGCATTTGAACTGATCGCGCCCGGAGGGGTGATTTTGGTGGACAATGTTCTTTGGAACGGCGATGTGTTGACGCAGCCCGCACCCGATGAGAAAACGGCCGCCATCCAGGAGTTGAATCGAATCGTCGCGGCTGATCCCAGTGTGTCGGGGGTCCTTTTGCCTATTCGTGACGGTGTGTTCGTCATCCGGCCGAAATGAGGATCGGAACTCGCAACTCCCTCCTGACTTGCTCTTACGTCATCCGCCTGGCCAGGTGCTTGCCAATTCGATGTACCTCGGCTAAGAACTCAGCTTGAGGCCGACAATCCCCGCCACGATGAACGCGATGCTGAGCAACCGCATCAGATCGCTGGATTCGTCGAACAGCACCATCCCCATGATGGCCGTGCCTGCAGCCCCTATTCCAGTCCAAACCGCATAGCCGGTTCCAATAGGAATGGTTCTCAGGGCAATGGCAAGACACCATAGGCTGACAATCATGGCCAGCGCCGTCCAGATGCTCGGCCATAGCCTGGTGAAGCCCTCCGTATACTTCATGCCGACGGCCCACGTGATTTCAAAGCACCCGGCAATGATGAGATAGACCCATGCCATGACAGTTTTCCTCCATCAATGCAGGCGGGGCCTA from Nitrospira japonica harbors:
- a CDS encoding O-methyltransferase; translation: MNQLVAAEIETYSEAHSIPESAVCRALREETQRTMEHPQMLVGPLEGAFLKMMIRLVGATRVLEIGMFTGYSALCLAEALPPDGTVLTCEIDEGPAKLARRYFSRSPDGGKISVRMGPAIDTMRDLTGPFDLIFIDADKTNYVRYYQRAFELIAPGGVILVDNVLWNGDVLTQPAPDEKTAAIQELNRIVAADPSVSGVLLPIRDGVFVIRPK
- the sugE gene encoding quaternary ammonium compound efflux SMR transporter SugE, whose translation is MAWVYLIIAGCFEITWAVGMKYTEGFTRLWPSIWTALAMIVSLWCLAIALRTIPIGTGYAVWTGIGAAGTAIMGMVLFDESSDLMRLLSIAFIVAGIVGLKLSS